In Theileria equi strain WA chromosome 3, complete sequence, the genomic window aaaatctactactaaaagacaccataaaatgcatgtaaaaaaaTCACCTCataaagatactcctaataagtctctaaaaaatcCTACCTTAGAACAACACcataaaaaatccactatAAAAATCGACCCACAAAATGCACTActaaaatgcatgcacaaaatctactactaaaatgAACCTcataaaaaatccactatAAAAATCGACACTAAAAAATGACCCTTAAAATAACACTACTAAAAAACACCctaaaaaatccactactaaaaggtacctagaaaaaCACCCCAGGAAACTAATCctaagactaacctaaaaataaTGGTACCAAGAATACTCTAAAAAACTGACCCacaaaatctactactaaaagacaCTAGAAAAAACACCACAAAAATCCGACCTAGAATTGACACTACtaaaaggtacctagaattgacactccataagacacccataagatgacTCACTAAaagagtctctaaaaaaatcttatgaaaaaacatgTCTAAAAATCCACCCAGGAAATGGACCTACTAAACCACCTACTAAAAGTCACCCAGGAAATGGACCTAAAAAAACACCACTAGAAATCTACCCTGGAGAAGGACCTACCaataagtctctaaaaaagacaccacaaaaacacccacaaaaaatccagtatagaaaggtacctagaaaatgacctactcactataatgatactaagactaacctaaaaatgatactagtaaaacttgtctaaaaatctactactaaaagacaccataataagactaacctaaaaatgcatgcacaaaatcttatgaaaaaacttgtctaaaaaactGACCCATAAATTGCACTACTAAAAAGTCTCCATAAGATGACCCacaaaatgcatgcaagaAATCGACACTCAAGATGGACCCTAGTAatgacccataaaaatctgaccTGCAGAAacacccataagatgacTCACTAAAAGACTACCCTAGTAatgacccataaaaatgCACTACTAAAAAGTCTCCATAAGATgacccacaaaaaatgcatgcacaaaatCCACCCTCTGGATGGACCTACTTAGTTACCCCAGTAGAAACTACTCACTAAAGACACCATCAAAAATCACCCCTGGATATGACCTACCaataagtctctaaaagagTCTACCAAAAATCCAACCTAGAATTGACACCCATAAAAAGTCTCCATAAAAGCACCTATGAAAGATACTCACCaaaaatccagtatagaaaggtacctagaaaatgacctactcactataatgatactaagactaacctaaaaataaTACTAGaataagtctctaaaaaggtctccataaaaatcttaGTCAAAACACCCTCTAAAAAGTACCTATGAAAGATACTCCTAATAAGTctaatgaaaaatgcatgcacaaaatcttatgaaaaaacatgTCTAAAAATCCGACCTGGAATCGACCTAGAAAAACACCCTTAAAAAAACACTActaaaatgcatgtaaaaaaaATCCACTACTAAAATCCTACCTAGAATCCACCCTCTAAAAAGGTCTTGCTAAAAGTCTCATAAAAAATCGACACTCAAGATGGACCCTAAAATGAACCTCTAAAAGACACCATAAAAAATCTACCCTCTGGATGACCTCTGGAGAAGGACCTACTTAGTTACCCCAGTAGAAACTACTCACTAAAGACacccataaaaatctgaccTAGAATATTACTAAAAAGTCTTAGTCAAAACACCCAcaaaatgcatgtaaaaatctactactaaaagacaccataaaatgcatgtaaaaaaaTCACCTCataaagatactcctaataagtctctaaaaaatcCTACCTTAGAACAACACcataaaaaatccactatAAAAATCGACCCACAAAATGCACTActaaaatgcatgcacaaaatctactactaaaatgAACCTcataaaaaatccactatAAAAATCGACACTAAAAAATGACCCTTAAAATAACACTACTAAAAAACACCctaaaaaatccactactaaaaggtacctagaaaaaCACCCCAGGAAACTAATCctaagactaacctaaaaataaTGGTACCAAGAATACTCTAAAAAACTGACCCacaaaatctactactaaaagacaCTAGAAAAAACACCACAAAAATCCGACCTAGAATTGACACTACtaaaaggtacctagaattgacactccataagacacccataagatgacTCACTAAaagagtctctaaaaaaatcttatgaaaaaacatgTCTAAAAATCCACCCAGGAAATGGACCTACTAAACCACCTACTAAAAGTCACCCAGGAAATGGACCTAAAAAAACACCACTAGAAATCTACCCTGGAGAAGGACCTACCaataagtctctaaaaaagacaccacaaaaacacccacaaaaaatccagtatagaaaggtacctagaaaatgacctactcactataatgatactaagactaacctaaaaatgatactagtaaaacttgtctaaaaatctactactaaaagacaccataataagactaacctaaaaatgcatgcacaaaatcttatgaaaaaacttgtctaaaaaactGACCCATAAATTGCACTACTAAAAAGTCTCCATAAGATGACCCacaaaatgcatgcaagaAATCGACACTCAAGATGGACCCTAGTAatgacccataaaaatctgacctactgaaaggtacctagaatcCACCCCAGGATACTAATCctaagactaacctaaaaataaTACTAGaataagtctctaaaaaagtcTTGGTAAAAATCTCATCAAAAAATCGACActaaaaatctactactaaaaaacacccataagatgacTCACTAAAGACCACATAAAATCGATCTACTAAACCACCTACTGAAAAGGTCTTGCTAAAAGTCTCTACTAAAATGAACCTCATAAAATCTGACCTACTCTAAGACCCTCTAAAAAAGTACTAAGAAAATAGTCACCAAAAAGTCACCCTCTAAAATCCAACCTCAGAATAATACTCTAAaagagtctctaaaaaagtACCTATGAAAGATACTCATCAAGAGACACCTAAGAGTCTACTCTATAACACTACTTACCATGGACCCACTAAAAGGTACCCTCAAGATGGAGACCAAGCGACACTCACTAGATACTACCCACTCTACTCACTACTCACTAAGAGACACTACTCAAGACTCCCTtcggctaaagcctatggTCGTCTAGTAATCCTACCTGGAAACTGACCTAGGATGGAGACCAGGAGGGACCCAGTAACTCCCTCATCTCTCTAGTGACTACTTAGACTACCATACTGAACAGTTCTCATAATAGaccattcctccatctaccaatgatTACAGAGGCTCCCATAGGTCGCctatgctcctatactcttTATACTCGCAAGactcctctattcacttcgctcatatagtcgctcaggcttACGCCAGTCCTTCGGACTCTATCCTCCCTTCAGTCGGATAGTCGCTttactacctagtctccgacgtcggtaggtcattaCTACCTCTGGTAGTACTGAGAACACTACTCTGAATAAGTCTCCATGGACACCTACCAAGTGACCAACTAGCAAGACAGATCGTTACTAAAAGTTAAAAATTATAGTCCCTCACATGAATCAGGGATGAGCTATACTACGTTGCCATCTTGACATTGAGATGCAACCGGACCTCAATAGGCCCTTACAGtgaattttaaaatgaCTGAAACTCTTGAAATAAAAGACAAATATTAAAGCTGCATTAAATACAACATTCTGACATTTACTCATCAGCATAGACAATAAACAAGACCTCATTCCCAGTTATCAGATTTGATCTAATGTCCGTAGTAAAGGATTCACGGACACATTTTAATCCACCAGAAAGAGCACTTCCTAACCAAAATCCTAGTGACCTCCAGAATCCATAGTGTTTAGTTGGCCAGTTGTCTCTATCGTACTTTGTAATAGCCTTGACATAACCACCGCCAATGTATGCAACAATGTCCATGGTAAACTGGGCTGTAAGAGCATTCAGAGCTGACAGTTGGccatctccatctttacaCTCAGCCTGCATTCCAACACCGCTGTTGGCTACACCCTTTAGAGTCTCTTCACAGCATTTCAGAGTAACTGTGATCACACCTGTAGTCCATATGTTGCCATAAATTGCCCTTGAGCTTCTCCAATTGGGGTAGTGGATAGCAAAGATACACAAGGTCATTGCTATCACATAGGGAATCATAAACAGCCATGTTGCGTGCCACCATGCATACTCACCTTTCCATGGTCTGTCCGGACCCTTAGTAGTCCATGAGCATACAGCTGCAATGACGAGAGAAGGAATGGCACTTGTGAATAGCAAGGCTAAATCTATCAAATGACCAGCCTCTGGACTCACAAATTGATACGGTGCTATGGCTGGATAGAAGGCATAGATGCAACTCATTCCGCAGAGACACATTAGCATATTAGATATAGCGTTTCCAGCTCTCGTCCATAAACCTCCTTTTGGCCCTTGACTAGGCCCACTAGGTGGACTAGTGGTAGCTTCTCCTGAAGCTTGTGTACCCCCTGGATCCCAATATGCAATGGTCCATACAATGGCTGCAATACCGGAAACCAATGCTGATATCACAATTTGTCCAATCACTATCCAAAAGTATGTGTCAGACCACTGGAACTTCTCGGCAAAGTAGAGATATACGGCATGGTATAGACAAGCCATGATACCAGAGAGGGGCATACCAAGACCAAAGTATGCAACATCTGCAACTCCAATGGTAATGGATATAGATTCATCCAAACCAAATCCTAGGGAAGCAATAACGAGAACCCAGTAGTAAAATGTCAAGCATCCACGTTCACCTCCAACTGAATATGCCACTATCAACAGTAAGTTCATCATAAAGAGACCCCAAATGGCAGTGACGGATACAATGTAGTCAGCAGTCTTGTTACGATCACTAAACAGGACGTACAACGACATTAGGAAGAGACCAACATCTCCAGCTGTCTCCATggaatggtgaatggaGTTGATGAAAATGCCAATCTGTCCACTAGGAATGCCAAACCTAACCACTGCAAACCTTCCCGCCGTAATGGCAACACGCAAAGTCTGTAGAAGCGAGAATCCAGCCATGAACATGGCAAACCTTCGGATGGTAGACTTCTCCTCGGCTGTTCCACTGCCTCCTCCACTTCCAGCCCCGGGACTAGCCATCATTTGCCTTTCCTGAGAAGTTTGGAGAGCATTCACCTGTGTCTATGTGTCATCATTGAATCTTAGGACCTCCATACTGCCTTGTCTATGTGCCACCAGACAGCATATACAGAACCGGATGTGCGattaatgtacaaatctATTCACATTATGGTACAATGACTAACGATATCAAGGATATGTCAGTTACATCTCTCAAATCAAGGATGTGAGTACCAGGGAATGGATTCCATCCCCATTGTCTCatctactcttccttagtCACCAGACTCATCTCAAAACATGGACATTTCACCAAGAGTTTCGCCACAGAATAATTTGGGTATTGGTTGGCTGAGAACTGGAGAGCGTAGTCTACATTGGTCTCTCTGGCTGGATGGTTAATGGTTCCACCAAGAGACACCtggaatggaaatggaCATTGTCCACTGTCACATCATAAACACCTATTGTCTTCATAGTTCATGATTCTTCAACCATAATCTCAAATGCGTAGGAAATGTTAAGCTTTCACAAACCCACCTGAGTGTTCTGATTGTCTCCACCAATAGTAGACTTGTCATTAGGAGAGTCAGTCTTCTCTTCAAGTACTTGAACAGAGTCTAGTACTCCAGTACCTTTACTAGGTTCAAGAGTAGAGTGGCAGTTTCGGCCGGAGAAGGCCTTGTTAATGGATTTGCATACTGCTTGATCGGGATCTCCAGGAGTTCTTGGCATTCTAGTCCCTGGTCTTGGCAGTGGTAGTGGGACGTACTATCTGTCTTACTACATACAAGTAGGAAACCATGACCTCGGAAACTGCATTAACCTTatatactccagtagaGGTATCTCAATACGACCAAAGTCTACTGTCCTATTAGTTCAGCAAGTGTAAATGGTGACCCATCATACTACTCATTGGTGTATTCAGTGGAGTCCAGTTCTACGGTAGATACTTGGTCAGTAGGATAAAGAGCTTATGACGATAGTCCTCCTCCGCTCCCACCCATTCATCATGTTCTCCAGTAAAGGTAACAGTAGTACCTCAATGCTACATCTGGATCAAGTAGTTCCTCCATTAGTCCTCATacatacattcatcctctctcacaactagctcaccaGATAGCGGTATGGATTCACTACATCCTATCATTACTCTCTTGTTCTATTAGTATCTCCAAAGAACCTCCTAAAAAGTACCTCTATAAAACTACCAAGGAATAACACTCAGGAAGAGACCTCTCGAGACACTACCACCGAAGGTGGAATGGAGGCTCTCCATTAGAGTCCACTGAGAATGGATGACCAGAGACTCCCCTACTGGGGAATAAAGAAGGCTCAGTATCCCCTAAAGAGTCCATTAGAGACACTACCAATCCTACTCTAGTGAGAGCCTATCCCCTGCGGGAACTGCATGGTTGTCTATTCGCTATGGGCATTCACTACCtcttacagtcgtactaGAATATCACCTACTGACCATTCTACCTAGTACTCCCCAAAGTCCTccaatatctccatagacactttaCAAAACTACCGAGTATATATTAGATAATAATCACATTACACAACTGTAACCATTACAGTGAAATTTAAGCgtttgaaaacaaactgaGTAATGATGACATTACTAAAAActaaatctttcaagactCTTAAGCCAAGACATGAGCCAAGTCAGCCAAAAGAGCATGATGTGGCAAGCCAAAGAAGGCTGGAGCATGCTTGCAGACACCCTTGGCGAGCTTAGCCAACCAGACATGGTGAGAAACTGGGACAGCAACACCGCCaaagaagtggaagaagCCCTCAGTACCATCAGTGAAGGTAAGATGGAACAAAACAAGACCACCTTTCTTGCAGTGAGAGAAAGCCAAGACTTCCTTGACGGCCTTGCCAGCTGGAGCAACCCAGGAGAAGTGAGCACCGCACTTGAGACCATCGACAACCTCACCACCGGCGACGAAGTGAGCAACATGGGCGCCATGGTGAACACCCTTGACGAGAGCACCGGCACCATGGAGGCCAGCGAAGCCAAGGTCGGCAGCGCCAAAGTCAACGAAAGCAGCGGAGGCAGCGAAGACGCTGACAGCAGAGATCAAAGCAACAATAGCGTTCATTGTGTACTTAGTATCGGTCCTCTACGTATGTCATCCCTGTATACTACATAACTTTTAATGACCCTATGGACAAGGGTCATCTTCCATTTCTAaaattcattctttggcCCATTATTTTTGTAAGTAGTTTCCTTTGTACAGATGATGATTCTTCTGTTCTGTAAAAATTTGTTTTCACGGGAAATTGTCTTTATTTCCCTGAAATTTAGTTAGGCTATCACATATTAGCCCATTTCAGCGCTCTACCTTATCATGTGGaagtcgaaatcttttggtgaaaaatatcgattgttagatatttcttattttagagatatattctctaaaatacaccatcttaggctctttaactacgataaataagcattggaagtccattccgatagagataacggcaatgcctacctgaatcaAATCAAAAGatcttttctaaatgggtacgagcttgcgatcatacagagagtaaacagggagacatattgcctcttaaaaagcaacaaaaacatgatgataatggaagaataggacCCAAACTaatcgttaaacaaactggtacaacctaccgtgcatcattccaaactgacgacaaagagttcaacaatgacatacttggcactagaagactttattataatctagctgacgtaaggttagcgttaaccctggacgaattgcaatgtggacctgaatttaatcaaaaaaacttcttcttatataaacaggtggcgacttgtaaaactacccagtgtagacgggggataaacaAAGGGTCTTCTAAAAGGCACTGGTAAGAAGCATgagatgatgataaagagtagCCCTCAGagtaatcgttgaagaaaGAGGTCTATAGGAGAGACTGGAAGACATCTTTGGGAGATTTGCTGGAATCCTCActaagaggataaactcaaatggtcaagaaatcaaggtcaggtcgaaatacaatcgaaaaatcttatttataaaggcctgttctgattattccccaaacctacgggaaactgtagtgtctacaagggtgtaggaactaatcacgcacatataacaatccggtacgtacggggtaggtaatttgttgttgtCATGTGGAGATTTTCATGGCAAAAAATGAGGAAATTAATTCACTTAACATAGAATAAAGTACTCTATCTAcgtatttaaaatgtttgtgTATTAGCTGTTGTTACCTAAATGGTCATTTCATTTGTTTCCCAGTGCCATTTATTTATAGAGAGaagtcgaaatcttttggtgaaaaatatcgattgttagatatttcttattttagagatatattctctaaaatacaccatcttaggctctttaactacgatgaatagGCATTGGAGgtccattccgatagagataaaggcaatggccattttcacggttattccaaaaagttaaacggCACAGGCatcgataaatggttaattccaaaaggaacattgtattctgactccaaagaaggactcaggacacgtaaacgaccagagggtcgagaagtaaccattaaaatccaaaattcggcaacgtaaacaatgatttccGAGGAAAGGTCTTCTGTAGGCTCGTTGTTAAGCCGagggaacctccagaggaagtcatcacacctgaataaaacaatagggGACGACAACGTCGGAATGCAAACTGCAGCGAgtgaaatctcaacttcacgagctgaaacgataaaaggtgtcacaaatccaacattaatatcaacaagtgatgtagctgacaacaggtctacgttatccctcgttgaagggcaatgcctacctgaatctaatcaaaaaattttttctaaatgggtacgagcttgcgatcatacagagagtaaacagggagacatattgcctcttaaaaagcaacaaaaacatgatgataatggaagaataggacCCAAACTaatcgttaaacaaactggtacaacctaccgtgcatcattccaaactgacgacaaagagttcaacaatgacatacttggcactagaagactttattataatctagctgacgtaaggttagcgttaaccctggacgaattgcaatgtggacctgaatttaatcaaaaaaacttcttatataaacaggtggcgacttgtaaaactacccagtgtagacgggggataaacataacttttaaaaagcaaggcggtaataaaactatggcgcttatagtaatcgttgaagaaccagtaagtctctctaggagatttactggaatcctcagtaagaggataaactcaaatggtcaagaaatcaaggtcaggtcgaaatacagtcgaaaaatcttatttataaaggcctgttctgattattccccaaacctacaggaaactgtagtgtctacaagggtgtaggaatTAAtaacgcacatataacaatccggtacgtacggggtaggtaatttgttgttaTAGAGAATAAATGCTAAAACATGTGCATGCATTTATTTAAGAGTTTAAATGCTATAACTATTTTAATAATATAGATATCTAATTTAATTTACTAATTTTTGGTGACACCACTGCGATGCGTATTCCAATGAGGTGACTTGGGATGTTAACTCATGTTTCTTATATTCAACTTATGAATATGTAATACATCTCATTCTAAGATATAGCTGCATTTATTGTTAATTTGTTCC contains:
- a CDS encoding signal peptide-containing protein (encoded by transcript BEWA_000170A), translated to MNAIVALISAVSVFAASAAFVDFGAADLGFAGLHGAGALVKGVHHGAHVAHFVAGGEVVDGLKCGAHFSWVAPAGKAVKEVLAFSHCKKGGLVLFHLTFTDGTEGFFHFFGGVAVPVSHHVWLAKLAKGVCKHAPAFFGLPHHALLADLAHVLA
- a CDS encoding hypothetical protein (encoded by transcript BEWA_000180A), translated to MISEERSSVGSLLSRGNLQRKSSHLNKTIGDDNVGMQTAASEISTSRAETIKGVTNPTLISTSDVADNRSTLSLVEGQCLPESNQKIFSKWVRACDHTESKQGDILPLKKQQKHDDNGRIGPKLIVKQTGTTYRASFQTDDKEFNNDILGTRRLYYNLADVRLALTLDELQCGPEFNQKNFLYKQVATCKTTQCRRGINITFKKQGGNKTMALIVIVEEPVSLSRRFTGILSKRINSNGQEIKVRSKYSRKILFIKACSDYSPNLQETVVSTRV
- a CDS encoding hypothetical protein (encoded by transcript BEWA_000160A), which encodes MMASPGAGSGGGSGTAEEKSTIRRFAMFMAGFSLLQTLRVAITAGRFAVVRFGIPSGQIGIFINSIHHSMETAGDVGLFLMSLYVLFSDRNKTADYIVSVTAIWGLFMMNLLLIVAYSVGGERGCLTFYYWVLVIASLGFGLDESISITIGVADVAYFGLGMPLSGIMACLYHAVYLYFAEKFQWSDTYFWIVIGQIVISALVSGIAAIVWTIAYWDPGGTQASGEATTSPPSGPSQGPKGGLWTRAGNAISNMLMCLCGMSCIYAFYPAIAPYQFVSPEAGHLIDLALLFTSAIPSLVIAAVCSWTTKGPDRPWKGEYAWWHATWLFMIPYVIAMTLCIFAIHYPNWRSSRAIYGNIWTTGVITVTLKCCEETLKGVANSGVGMQAECKDGDGQLSALNALTAQFTMDIVAYIGGGYVKAITKYDRDNWPTKHYGFWRSLGFWLGSALSGGLKCVRESFTTDIRSNLITGNEVLFIVYADE